A genomic stretch from Bacteroidota bacterium includes:
- a CDS encoding CoA transferase: MLDKPLQDIKVIELASVLAGPAVGMFLAELGAEVIKIENPATGGDVTRSWKLPTESIDSPISAYFCSVNWGKQHLFLDLKSPEGKQQVYELAKSADILVANYKPGDAHKLGMDYDTFKAINPKLIYAELTGYGNKDPRAAFDVVLQAEVGYMSMNGTPDSGPVKMPFAMIDLLAAHQLKQGILLALWQREKTGNGCHVSTTLYDSGLAMLSNMATNWLMAGQVAHRIGNAHYNICPYGDILNCANGYQIVLAVGNNQQFAHLCELLGDANLAADERFATNPARVTNRPQLILLLNELSAKLNGEHLLQQLQAAKVPAGAIQNMQQVFSTPAAQAMILEENIDGIPTKRVKTVGFNLVE; encoded by the coding sequence ATGCTTGATAAGCCCCTGCAAGATATAAAAGTTATTGAGCTGGCTTCAGTGCTGGCAGGCCCCGCCGTGGGGATGTTTTTGGCTGAACTGGGTGCGGAAGTGATTAAGATTGAAAATCCGGCCACAGGCGGCGATGTAACCCGCAGTTGGAAATTACCCACCGAAAGCATTGACAGTCCCATATCGGCATATTTTTGTTCAGTAAATTGGGGCAAACAACATTTGTTTCTTGACTTAAAAAGTCCCGAAGGAAAACAGCAAGTTTATGAATTGGCAAAGTCTGCTGATATTTTAGTTGCCAATTATAAGCCCGGCGACGCTCATAAGCTGGGCATGGATTACGATACATTTAAAGCCATTAACCCGAAACTTATTTATGCCGAGTTGACGGGTTACGGCAATAAAGACCCCCGTGCGGCATTTGATGTAGTGCTGCAAGCCGAAGTGGGCTATATGAGCATGAACGGTACGCCCGATAGCGGCCCCGTAAAAATGCCTTTTGCTATGATTGATTTATTGGCCGCACACCAACTGAAACAAGGGATATTACTTGCCTTGTGGCAACGTGAAAAAACAGGTAACGGCTGCCATGTAAGCACCACACTATACGATAGCGGCCTTGCAATGCTAAGTAATATGGCTACCAATTGGCTAATGGCGGGTCAAGTGGCACACCGTATTGGCAATGCCCATTACAATATTTGCCCCTATGGTGATATTTTAAACTGTGCTAACGGATACCAAATTGTATTGGCAGTGGGTAATAACCAACAATTTGCGCACTTGTGCGAGTTATTAGGCGATGCTAACCTTGCCGCTGACGAGCGTTTTGCAACCAACCCAGCACGTGTAACCAACCGTCCGCAGTTGATTTTACTACTAAACGAACTATCAGCCAAACTGAACGGTGAGCACCTTTTACAGCAATTACAAGCAGCTAAAGTACCTGCCGGAGCCATACAAAATATGCAGCAGGTGTTTAGCACACCAGCAGCACAGGCAATGATTCTTGAAGAAAATATTGACGGAATACCCACCAAACGGGTAAAAACGGTTGGGTTTAACCTAGTGGAGTAG